The Pseudomonas sp. MH9.2 genomic interval AGGTTATTAAGCGCGATGTTAATCGCTACTGGGTCGGTATGGGTGATGTAAGGGACATCACTGACGTCGAAAGTCAGCTCAAGGCCCTTGCTCAGCAACCAGGGCGTAAGCTGAACGAGACCCTCTCGAACAGTCGCCGTCAGGTCAACGGTTTGCAGGGGCGGTGCTATCGACTGGGGTTCGAGCCTGGCCATGGTCAGCAACTGGTTAACCAAACGGCTGGTGCGGTCTACACCGACGATCAGGTATTCGAGTGACTCTCGTTTTTCTGCCTCGGTGCCCGCTTCCAGTAAATTCTGCGCATGCACCCGAAGTACCGCCAACGGTGTCCGCATTTCATGGGCCGCATCGGCAATGAAGCGTCGCTCTCGCCCCAGCACCTCCTGGATTTGCGAAAGCATTCGATTCAGCGCGGCCTGCATGGGTTCGAGTTCGCTGGGCAGCGGCTCGATTTGCAGGGGCTCCAGGGAGCCGGAGTGTCGAGCGCGCAGGGTCGCGGCCAAGTCGGCCAGAGGCTTGAGCCCCCAACCAATCGCCAGCCACATCACTGTGACCAGGATCAGGCTGCCCAACAGATTTGGCCAAAGGGTATGCTGAACGATACGGTCAACCAGATCCGTTCGCACATCGTTACGCTCGCCGACCCAGATATGCAGGCCGTACTGCACGTCGTCGAGAATGAATGTCCGCCACTGATGATTTTTCAGGTCAACGACATCGCTGAAACCTGTCTGGGAGGGGGGCAGGGTAAAGGTGGGGGCGCTGGCAGTGTGTACCAGCAGTTCGCCTTGATGATTCCATACCTGAAAAGCAATTTTGCTCTCATAGGGATGGCCATCGAGCTTGGGCGAGGCTTGGCTGAGGGCCTGATTGAAGGCCTGGTACAGTGCTGAATGGTCCTTGCTGGCCATTGGCATGCGCATGACGCCTTGCAGCAGGCGAGCGTTTTGGGCCAGTTGCGCGTCATAGACTTCGGCAATTTCATGATTACTGTCATGCAGGTTGAAGAAACTCATGATCAGCAGGCCCACAAGCAACAGGCCGAGAATCAGGGTCATGGTGCGCTTTCTGATTGACGTCATCGGCGCTCTTCAACCAGGTAACCGACACCGCGAATGGTCCGGATTAACTCAGAACTGAATTTTTTCCGCAGATTGTGGATGTGCACCTCGAGGGTGTTGCTTTCCGCTTCTTCGTTCCAGCCATAAAGCAGCTGGATCAATCGCTCGCGGGTCATCACCCGTCCTGGGGGAGAAAGCAGTTCATAGA includes:
- a CDS encoding ATP-binding protein, producing MTSIRKRTMTLILGLLLVGLLIMSFFNLHDSNHEIAEVYDAQLAQNARLLQGVMRMPMASKDHSALYQAFNQALSQASPKLDGHPYESKIAFQVWNHQGELLVHTASAPTFTLPPSQTGFSDVVDLKNHQWRTFILDDVQYGLHIWVGERNDVRTDLVDRIVQHTLWPNLLGSLILVTVMWLAIGWGLKPLADLAATLRARHSGSLEPLQIEPLPSELEPMQAALNRMLSQIQEVLGRERRFIADAAHEMRTPLAVLRVHAQNLLEAGTEAEKRESLEYLIVGVDRTSRLVNQLLTMARLEPQSIAPPLQTVDLTATVREGLVQLTPWLLSKGLELTFDVSDVPYITHTDPVAINIALNNLVTNAANFSPEHGLITVRLTKINGHFQLAVEDQGPGINEAERERLFERFYSRGNDQGAGLGLTIVQTIAVRLKGRIHLDNLPDGGLCATLELPVN